The Thermotoga caldifontis AZM44c09 genomic interval TCTCTGGAAGGTGGTATCACCGATGAATTCCGAATTGAACCTTTCTTTCACAAGTGTCTGAAGCATTTGCACCATATCGTCGTTCACAATACCCTCGCCGAGGAAGAACACGTTGCGTGGTTTGAGCACCATGATCAGGTTACCGAGAACGAGTGAGAATCTTCTGAACGGTTCAAAATAATACGTCTTCACCGAGTCAAAGTTCGATCGAGCACAGCTTCTGATCTCTTCCACGACTGGCCTGTACTTTTCTTCTTCGTTCATCACGAAATCTTCAAAGTCCACGTCTTTTTGAAGATACCGTTTGAGCACGGCGTACTCCGACGAATGGTACTCAAGACACCCAGTCTGTCCACAGTAACATCTTCCCTCGCCCGCAACGATCGAATGGCCTATTTCGAAATGCCTGGCATGTCCCCCGCTCCAGAAGCTGGCCCCGATACCAGTTCCGTAGCTGATCACCAGGAACTCTTCTCTTCGACGGTTCGAAAGAGAGTATGCGAGTGCATCGACGTCGTTCATGAGCAGAACGCGGTTGATTCCAAGATTCTGCCCCAAAATTTTCTGAATGTCGAGCTGTCGAACGTTCATGAGGTGCGATACTACGACCTTTTCCTCGGACACTATTCCGGAAGAGCACACGCCGATGCCGAGCAACTTCTCAGTTTTCAACGTTTCAACGACGTTCAGCAACGCGAACGTGTAACCTTCGTTGCTACGCATGTGCGAGAGGATTCGAACAGACCGTTTCTTCACCGGGCGCATCTTTGCGTCGAACAGAACCCCGCGAACTTCTTCACGACCCATCTTCACTCCGATGACGTACCAGGCGTTTGGATCGATGCTCAACAGCTGTGAGGGTCTACCTCTGCCTGGCTCGGTTTCGGTCACGTCGATGAGCCCTTCTGTTGAGAGTTCCCGCACGATGTAACTCAGAGTGCTCAGCGAAAGCTCTGTCAGGTTTGAAAGCTGTACTCTGGACATGGGACCGTGTTCGAACAGGCATTTCAAGACGCGTAGTTTGTTTTCTCTCCTCAACGCTGGTGCCGGCAATTTCTCACCCCAGAACCTGGAGGAAAGTTCTGAGATAGTTCATCAAATTCACAGTGGAAATGAACTTCTCCAGAACGGTTTTTCTTCCAAGCTCTCCCATCCGTTTTCTCAAGCTTTCGTTCCTCACCAGTTCGAGTATATACTCCGCGAGCGCTTCTTTCTCCCACGCCAGATAACCATTCTCGCCGTGCTGAATCTGGATCTTGACGCCACCAACGGGCCTGGCCACGACGGGCACTCTTTTGTACAGAGCTTCGCTGATCACCAGTCCGAAACCTTCCCTCGTGGCGGTGTGAAGGGCCACCGTGCTGGCGCGCTGTATCACGTTCACTTCCTTGCTTCCAACACCTCTCAGGTTGGTGCAGAACTTTATATCCTCGTCCATCCCCGCGTACCGCAAGACCTTTTCGAAAAATATCCAGCCCTCCGGATCGTCCAGCGCCATGGCGGAGACGATCGCGAGCTGGATCGATCCAAGCTCCCGCTTGATGATCCTGTAGACGTCGATTGCGGAGAAGAGGTCTTTCCAAGGATCGAACCTGGCGACTACAGTTACCAAAGGTTTCTCCATATCGATACCGAGTTTCTTTAAAGTCTCCGCGATGAAGCTCGGTTCCAGTTCGACGTTCTTCTCGCTCAACGGATCGATGCTGGGTGGGAACGCCGTACATTTCCCTCTCAAGCCTTTGTCCTTCGGAAAGTATTCTTCCAGATGGAAGATCATCCTGTCGTAGTTCGAAACGTACTGAGAAAATCTGCTCCAAACGTTTTCGTTCGGTGTCGACAGGTCTACGTGGCACCTCCAGATCCATTTCGTGTCGCTCCTGGCTCTGGCAAAGTTGCGTATCGCGGCTGGCTGTGGATCGTGTATCACAACGATGTCTTCGTCTCCTTCGATGAGTTCGGCATTCTTTTTGCAGATTTCCTCGTAGAACTTCCACTCTTCTTCCGTTATCTCAATGCCTGCCCCCTGCAGGGTGTTGTGAAACTTCTTCGTGATGTTGAAAAACTCCACAGGTGCTTCTATCACACGCCATTCAGCATCTAAACCGATCGATCTCATCAACGGAACGAGCGTCTGCAGTATCTCAGCCACACCACCACCGTAAGGAGTCGCGTTGATGTGAACCACCTTCAACCCCTGCAAAGGCTTCGCGAGTTCCTTGATCTGTTCAACCTGTTCGCCGACCAGGTTCCTGTACTCTTCGACGGACTTCTCTTGAAGTTTCACCCTCATAGGTTTCCTCCTTTCACTTGAGCGACCAGCCGATCATGCCTTTGATGTAGTAGCGTTGCAGCAGCAGATAGACTGAAATCGGAACCACCATCACCATGATCGCCGCCGATGAGAGCAGACCCCAATCGACGTGATAAACACCTCTCATGAGCGGTATACGCTGAGTCGCGAGCAGTTTGTTGGGTGAATACACCAATATCAATGCCAGGAAGAAATCGCTCCAAACCCAGGTGAACTGCAGCGCGAAAGCCGAACCCACTGCCGGCATGGCGAGTGGAAACGCTACCTTGAAGAATATCGTTATATCGCTGGCACCATCTATCCTCGCAGCTTCTTCCATCGATTTCGGAATCGTCGTGAAGAAGTTCCTCATGAAGAACGTGATCCACGGTATACCCCACGCGGTGTGAACGATGATCAGTCCGAGGTACGTGTCCACGAGGTTCAACGCGTTCATCATCTGAAAGATCGGAACGGCGATCGTCTGCTGAGGTAGTGCGAGTGCCACGACTATCAGTGCGAGTAGAGGCGTTCTCAGTTTGAATCGGTACCTCGAAAGGCCGTAACCTGCCATCGTGGCAAGAAAAAGGGGGAGAAACGTTGCGGGAACTGCGACCATGAGAGAATTCAGCATGCCTTTTGAAAGCGACGCCGTTGGATGGTTCCATGCACCCACGAAGTTGTTCAGGGTCGGCCGAAACGTCGAAAAGTTCCACCATCCTTTCAGCAGTTCATCGAGTGGTCTTATTGCCGTCATGAAAACGCCCACGAACGGTAGGATCCAGATCAGTGCCAGAAGCCAGCCAACGAGAGAGACCAAGAGCGTTTTCGTTTTCATGTCTGGTCCTCCTTCAGGGTTCTGAGCAGCGGAAGGCTCACCAGCAAAGTTGAAACCGTCATCAGAACGGCGACAACAGCCGACCTGTTGAAGTCCATGGCCCGGAACGCGTACAGGTACATCTGCAACGCCAGCACGTTCGACGCGCCACCTGGTCCACCCATCGTCGCCACATACACGATGTCGAAAACTTTCAGTTCCCAGAGCAACGTCATGGTGATGACGACGATCGTGATGGGTCTAAGCATGGGAACGGTTATCTTCGTGAAAATTTTGAACGGTGACGCCCCATCGAGTTGTGCTGCCTCATAGAGATCCTTCGGAATGGTCTCGAGACCGGCCGAGTAAAGGACAGTGGAAAAACCTGTCCAGAGCCACACAGAACCGGAGATCAAAGAAAGCAGGGCCGTGTCGGGATGGGCAGTCCACGTTTTAGGTTGTACACCAAACAGCTTGATGAACGCGTTGAAGATGCCGAGATTCCGATCGAAGATGAAGTTGATCATGACGCCACCAACGATCATCGGCATGACCATTCCAAGAAAGATGATCGATTTGATTATGGAACCTCCACGTACGTTTTTCAGAAGAACGGCCAGCAGAAGCCCCAGTGAAAGCGTCACAGGAAGGTGGATCGCGATCCACAAGAGGTTATGAACGAGGGCTCCGAGGGGAAAGCCCCTCCGGAAGCCCTCAACGTTGATGATTTCCCTGCTCGACAGTACCCTGACATAGTTGGCAAAGCCGACGAATTTGCCGCTTTCGTTGAAGAAGCTCAGCGTGACGGTCCTTGCGACCGGATAAACGACGAACACAGCTATCAGCGTGAAAGCCGGTAGCAGAAAGAACGCAACGTACTTTGTCCTGGCTTTCATCCGATCACTTCTTTGGTGCCTTCTCCTGCAACGCTTTGATAACTTCACTCAACCTGTCCGGAGCTACCCAGAGCAATTTGAGCTGATCCCAGAACGCAGGCTGGAACTCTCCACCGATCGAATCGTCCAGATCTGGCAGCACGGTCACACCCTGCACGATCTTCGCAACCTCTCTGTCGACCGGTGGATACACCGACAGATCGATGCCGACGGCAGTGGCGATGTGCCCACCTTGTTTCACCTGCATTGCCTGTCCTTCCGGACCGCAGAGCCAGGCGATCAGCTTCTTCGCTTCCTCAGGATACTGCGTGTACTTCGGAACGAACGCGTAATCCGCTCCAAACACCACGCCGGCCGCTCCCGGTAGGGCGAACACACCGAGGTCGTTCGGATCGTCGACCATACCCGTGATCCAGCTTCCCATGAAGTAAAGTGCGTAATCACCGTTCCACCACTGTTTCAATACGAGTGTCCATTCTGTAGGCTCACCGAAGTATTTGTTCTTGAGGAGCGTGACAAGCCTGCTCATACCCTTCATGACCAGGTTGCTGTCCCAGCGCACTTTACCCTCGATGAGATCGAGCTGCAGTTCGGGACCACCGAACGTGATCAAGAAATGTTCCGTGACGTCCGACAGAGGCCAGCCAACACCGTCACCACTCGCAATGGGTGCTTTGATGTTCGGAATCCTCTTGATCTTTTCGAGCAGCTCCACAAACTCATCCCACGTTCTCGGTGGTGTCAGGTTGTACTTTTCGAAGAAGGATTTTCTGTACCAAAAACCTGGCTTGACCTTTCCAGTGTACGCAGCTCCGTAGAGCTGGTTGCCAACCTTCACCGCATCCAGTGCACCGGGCAGATACTTGGATTCATCGATGACACCGTTGAGCGGGAGGATGTGACCTCTCTGACCATATTCCCTTATGAAGCTGGCCCACATGAATATGACATCTCCTGGCGCTTTCTTCGCGGCGAATTGAGCTGGTAACAGATTCGCCAGATCTTCCGCCCTGTAGATCTTGTACTCGATCTTTATACCCGTTTGTTTCTCGAACTCCTGAAGCACGGGCATGAACTTTTCCATTTCTGGACCGGCCCATGGACCTATGACGGTGAGTGTTTTGGCACTCAGGATAACGGCGAAGAGTAGGATTGATACGATCAACAGCCTTTTCATACCAGCACCCCCTCCAGTTTGGGTATTTTCTTCGTAACATGAATTAAGTCTACAGAAATAATACCACCTTACCTGTAACATGTCAAGCCAGTGGGTACTCACACGAATCTGACCATGGCTTTTCTCGTGCATCAATCCAAATCTTTGCTGAACGAAGATGAAAATTGTCTTCGATTCTGGAATCTTCACAGCCATCGTTTTCTACTTAGGAAACTGGATTCCGCAAGGGAACAAAAGTCACCTTAGCTTGAGGAGATGTAAAATACTATGGAATCGCCTGGGGGATGAAAGTATGAACCGAAGGGGATGGCTCATCAATCTTTTTCTCATAGCGGGAATACTGGTGGTGTTCATCGCGTCTGGTTCGCTTCGAGAGCGTGAAGATGAAATTGTCTGGTCACGTTTCGTTGGGACGATGAACAGGGATATAGCCTATGATCTCGCCCTGCTGGACGACGGCATCGTGATGGTCGGTTGGACATCCACGAGGGACACGAGCGATCAAAATATCATGATCGTGAAGTTCTCGAAAGATGGAAAACTTTCCTGGAACAGAGTGGTAGGTTCAACGGGCACCGAAGGTGGTAACTGTGTTGAGAAGACCAGCGATGGTGGATTCATCGTGGGTGCGATCAGTAACTCTCACGATGGTGAAACCCCCGCGCAATTTGGCGCTCAGGATGTATGGCTCATGAAGTACGATTCACAGGGAAATTTGCTGTGGAAACGT includes:
- a CDS encoding ROK family transcriptional regulator, producing the protein MPAPALRRENKLRVLKCLFEHGPMSRVQLSNLTELSLSTLSYIVRELSTEGLIDVTETEPGRGRPSQLLSIDPNAWYVIGVKMGREEVRGVLFDAKMRPVKKRSVRILSHMRSNEGYTFALLNVVETLKTEKLLGIGVCSSGIVSEEKVVVSHLMNVRQLDIQKILGQNLGINRVLLMNDVDALAYSLSNRRREEFLVISYGTGIGASFWSGGHARHFEIGHSIVAGEGRCYCGQTGCLEYHSSEYAVLKRYLQKDVDFEDFVMNEEEKYRPVVEEIRSCARSNFDSVKTYYFEPFRRFSLVLGNLIMVLKPRNVFFLGEGIVNDDMVQMLQTLVKERFNSEFIGDTTFQRAVAEWEEGVALAAVRKFLPKLLLSSPR
- a CDS encoding glycosyltransferase translates to MRVKLQEKSVEEYRNLVGEQVEQIKELAKPLQGLKVVHINATPYGGGVAEILQTLVPLMRSIGLDAEWRVIEAPVEFFNITKKFHNTLQGAGIEITEEEWKFYEEICKKNAELIEGDEDIVVIHDPQPAAIRNFARARSDTKWIWRCHVDLSTPNENVWSRFSQYVSNYDRMIFHLEEYFPKDKGLRGKCTAFPPSIDPLSEKNVELEPSFIAETLKKLGIDMEKPLVTVVARFDPWKDLFSAIDVYRIIKRELGSIQLAIVSAMALDDPEGWIFFEKVLRYAGMDEDIKFCTNLRGVGSKEVNVIQRASTVALHTATREGFGLVISEALYKRVPVVARPVGGVKIQIQHGENGYLAWEKEALAEYILELVRNESLRKRMGELGRKTVLEKFISTVNLMNYLRTFLQVLG
- a CDS encoding carbohydrate ABC transporter permease; the encoded protein is MKTKTLLVSLVGWLLALIWILPFVGVFMTAIRPLDELLKGWWNFSTFRPTLNNFVGAWNHPTASLSKGMLNSLMVAVPATFLPLFLATMAGYGLSRYRFKLRTPLLALIVVALALPQQTIAVPIFQMMNALNLVDTYLGLIIVHTAWGIPWITFFMRNFFTTIPKSMEEAARIDGASDITIFFKVAFPLAMPAVGSAFALQFTWVWSDFFLALILVYSPNKLLATQRIPLMRGVYHVDWGLLSSAAIMVMVVPISVYLLLQRYYIKGMIGWSLK
- a CDS encoding carbohydrate ABC transporter permease; protein product: MKARTKYVAFFLLPAFTLIAVFVVYPVARTVTLSFFNESGKFVGFANYVRVLSSREIINVEGFRRGFPLGALVHNLLWIAIHLPVTLSLGLLLAVLLKNVRGGSIIKSIIFLGMVMPMIVGGVMINFIFDRNLGIFNAFIKLFGVQPKTWTAHPDTALLSLISGSVWLWTGFSTVLYSAGLETIPKDLYEAAQLDGASPFKIFTKITVPMLRPITIVVITMTLLWELKVFDIVYVATMGGPGGASNVLALQMYLYAFRAMDFNRSAVVAVLMTVSTLLVSLPLLRTLKEDQT
- a CDS encoding ABC transporter substrate-binding protein, with protein sequence MKRLLIVSILLFAVILSAKTLTVIGPWAGPEMEKFMPVLQEFEKQTGIKIEYKIYRAEDLANLLPAQFAAKKAPGDVIFMWASFIREYGQRGHILPLNGVIDESKYLPGALDAVKVGNQLYGAAYTGKVKPGFWYRKSFFEKYNLTPPRTWDEFVELLEKIKRIPNIKAPIASGDGVGWPLSDVTEHFLITFGGPELQLDLIEGKVRWDSNLVMKGMSRLVTLLKNKYFGEPTEWTLVLKQWWNGDYALYFMGSWITGMVDDPNDLGVFALPGAAGVVFGADYAFVPKYTQYPEEAKKLIAWLCGPEGQAMQVKQGGHIATAVGIDLSVYPPVDREVAKIVQGVTVLPDLDDSIGGEFQPAFWDQLKLLWVAPDRLSEVIKALQEKAPKK